A genomic region of Nostoc sp. UHCC 0702 contains the following coding sequences:
- a CDS encoding phosphate-starvation-inducible PsiE family protein yields MYKPVEDNPISLYEINRGRIVRSLEFIQDVIIISLCIGLFSFMVLQVRDMFLSLLPPLDFHVVTADILFLLILVELFRLLIIYLQEQRISIGVAVEVSIVSALREVIVKGILETNWSQVLATCAFLLVLGILLILRVWLPPTFEGIDPEQQISQRYKTREQSK; encoded by the coding sequence ATGTATAAGCCTGTTGAAGATAACCCAATTTCTCTATATGAAATTAATCGTGGACGCATCGTTAGAAGCTTGGAATTTATCCAAGATGTGATTATAATTTCCCTGTGTATAGGATTATTTAGCTTCATGGTGTTACAGGTGAGAGATATGTTTCTCTCGCTGCTTCCTCCTTTAGATTTCCATGTTGTTACTGCTGATATTCTCTTTTTGCTCATCTTGGTTGAGTTATTCCGACTGTTAATTATTTACCTACAAGAACAACGAATATCTATTGGCGTAGCTGTGGAAGTTTCCATTGTTTCCGCTTTAAGAGAAGTCATCGTCAAAGGTATTTTAGAAACTAATTGGAGCCAAGTTTTAGCGACTTGTGCCTTCTTATTAGTTCTAGGAATACTACTAATTCTCCGAGTTTGGCTACCTCCCACCTTTGAAGGTATCGACCCGGAACAACAAATATCTCAACGTTATAAAACCCGAGAACAATCCAAATAG
- a CDS encoding diflavin flavoprotein, which yields MSATTITPNRPRDVQVTEIGNNTIILRSRTWERLKFEVEYSRQRGTTANSYLIQADKKALIDPPGESFTEIYLQQLAQHLDLTTLDYVVLGHINPNRRATLEVLLAQAPHVTLICSRPAANTLKAAFPDWESRIQAVRFNDTLDLGQGHELSFITVPTPRWPDGLCTYDPATKILYTDKFFGAHICEDTLVDEDWKALDAERRYYFDCLHAPQAKQVEVALDKLTALGAKLYAPAHGPVVRYSLSRFTYDYRQWSQEQKSQELSVALLYASAYGNTAILANGIAQGLIENGVNVESINCELADPAEITRIVEACDGFIIGSPTLGGHAPTQIQTALGIVLSTATKTKLAGVFGSYGWSGEAVDVIESKLKDANYRLGFETIRVRFSPTPEILQQCQQAGAAFAQTLKKTKKLRTPRQGVTEAQIDRTEQAVGRIIGSLCVVTTRDGEAHKGILTSWVSQATFNPPGIMIAIAQEQNADLMRHPGDKFVLNILKEGRNVRRYFSHHSTLGDNPFANLSTQTALNGSLILNEALAYLECTVQNQIECGDRLLIYAVVDKGEVLEIDGVTAIEHRKSGSYY from the coding sequence ATGTCTGCAACTACAATCACCCCCAACCGTCCTAGAGATGTTCAGGTTACAGAGATTGGTAACAATACCATAATCTTGCGATCGCGGACTTGGGAAAGACTAAAATTTGAGGTTGAATATTCCCGTCAACGGGGAACCACCGCAAATTCTTATCTCATCCAAGCTGATAAAAAAGCCCTCATCGACCCTCCTGGTGAATCTTTTACGGAAATTTACCTCCAGCAGCTAGCACAACACCTAGACTTAACTACCCTCGATTATGTCGTTCTCGGTCACATCAACCCCAACCGCAGAGCTACCCTTGAGGTATTGCTTGCTCAAGCTCCTCATGTCACCTTAATTTGTTCTCGTCCTGCTGCTAATACTCTCAAAGCTGCTTTTCCTGACTGGGAATCACGCATCCAAGCCGTGCGCTTCAACGATACTTTGGATTTAGGACAAGGACATGAACTGTCATTTATCACCGTACCAACTCCCCGCTGGCCAGATGGACTTTGTACCTATGATCCTGCTACTAAAATTCTCTACACAGACAAATTTTTTGGCGCTCATATTTGCGAAGATACTCTGGTAGATGAAGATTGGAAGGCCTTAGATGCAGAGCGTCGTTACTATTTTGACTGTCTTCATGCACCCCAAGCTAAACAAGTCGAAGTAGCCTTAGATAAATTAACAGCTTTGGGAGCAAAATTATATGCCCCTGCTCATGGCCCAGTTGTACGTTATAGCCTCAGCCGTTTTACCTATGACTATCGTCAATGGTCTCAAGAACAAAAATCTCAAGAGCTAAGTGTAGCTTTACTTTATGCTTCTGCTTATGGCAATACAGCAATTTTGGCTAATGGCATTGCCCAAGGTTTGATTGAAAACGGAGTGAATGTAGAATCAATCAATTGTGAATTAGCAGACCCCGCAGAGATTACCCGTATCGTAGAAGCTTGCGACGGCTTTATTATTGGCTCACCCACCTTAGGCGGTCACGCACCAACGCAAATTCAAACAGCTTTAGGAATTGTCTTATCAACGGCAACTAAAACTAAATTAGCAGGAGTGTTTGGTTCTTATGGTTGGAGTGGAGAGGCAGTTGATGTTATAGAAAGTAAGCTCAAAGATGCCAATTATCGATTAGGGTTTGAAACTATTCGAGTGCGGTTCAGTCCTACACCTGAGATTTTACAACAATGTCAACAAGCAGGTGCTGCCTTTGCCCAAACCTTGAAAAAAACCAAAAAATTGCGTACTCCTCGCCAAGGTGTGACGGAAGCACAAATAGACCGTACTGAACAAGCAGTGGGGCGAATCATTGGTTCTTTGTGTGTTGTGACAACTCGCGACGGGGAAGCCCACAAAGGAATTTTAACTTCTTGGGTATCTCAAGCAACTTTTAACCCACCAGGGATTATGATAGCCATTGCTCAAGAGCAGAACGCAGATTTAATGCGTCATCCAGGTGATAAATTTGTACTCAATATCCTCAAAGAAGGAAGAAATGTCCGACGATATTTTTCTCATCATAGCACTTTAGGCGATAATCCTTTTGCTAATCTTTCTACACAAACTGCTCTTAATGGTTCTTTAATTCTCAATGAAGCATTAGCTTATTTAGAATGTACAGTCCAAAATCAGATCGAATGTGGTGATAGGTTGTTAATTTATGCCGTAGTCGATAAAGGAGAAGTGTTAGAAATTGATGGCGTAACTGCCATCGAACATCGAAAATCGGGAAGTTATTATTAA
- a CDS encoding diflavin flavoprotein codes for MVAITKPHEVISHPGRLTIQTLEIAAQTTAIRCLDWDRERFDIEFGLRNGTTYNSFLIQGEKVALIDTSHRKFEQLYLQILSGLIDPSKIEYLIISHTEPDHSALVKDILQLAPSITIVGAKVAIQFLENMVHQSFKSKLVKSGERLDLGDGHELEFISAPNLHWPDTIFTYDHKTSTLYTCDVFGMHYCDDHTYDENLELIEEDFKYYYECLMSPNARSVLAALKRIENLEIKTVATGHGPLLQNYIPQWISLYQNWSLEQSKTDTLVALFYAEDYGYSEYLVRAIAHGCVKTGVAVELVDINSAEPQEIRELATQASGLVIGMPPQSSVAAHAALSTILAAIHTKQSIGLVESGGGEDEPIYPLRNKFQELGLTEVFPPILVKENPTPATVQLCDEAGTDMGQWLNRDRTIKQIKSINTELEKSLGRISTGLYIITAKKGEIQSAMLASWVTQASLNPLGVAIAVSKDRAIESLMQIGDRFVLNVLEEGNYQALMKHFLKRFAPGADRFAGVKTYPANNGSPILADALAYIECEITTRMDCGDHWVIYSTVQTGRIAKINALTAVHHRKIGNHY; via the coding sequence ATGGTTGCAATCACTAAACCTCATGAAGTTATTTCTCATCCAGGACGTTTAACTATCCAAACGCTTGAAATTGCTGCTCAAACAACTGCTATTCGTTGTCTAGACTGGGATAGAGAACGTTTTGATATAGAATTTGGTTTACGAAATGGAACTACTTATAATTCTTTCCTGATTCAGGGGGAAAAAGTCGCCTTAATTGATACTTCTCACCGCAAGTTTGAGCAGTTATATCTTCAAATACTATCAGGATTAATTGACCCAAGTAAAATAGAATACTTAATTATTAGTCATACAGAACCAGACCATAGCGCTTTAGTCAAAGATATCTTGCAATTAGCTCCTTCTATTACCATTGTTGGTGCTAAGGTAGCGATTCAGTTTCTGGAGAATATGGTTCACCAGTCATTTAAATCAAAGCTGGTGAAAAGCGGAGAACGCTTAGATTTAGGTGACGGTCACGAATTAGAATTTATTTCTGCACCTAACTTACACTGGCCTGACACCATCTTTACTTATGACCACAAAACTAGCACGCTCTACACCTGTGATGTGTTTGGAATGCACTATTGTGACGATCATACTTATGATGAAAATTTAGAATTAATAGAAGAAGATTTTAAATATTACTATGAATGTCTCATGAGTCCCAATGCTCGGTCTGTTTTGGCAGCTTTAAAGCGGATTGAAAACTTAGAAATCAAAACAGTTGCAACTGGACATGGGCCTTTACTGCAAAACTACATTCCTCAATGGATTTCCTTATATCAAAACTGGAGCTTAGAACAATCAAAAACAGATACTTTAGTAGCACTATTTTACGCAGAAGATTACGGTTATAGTGAATATTTAGTACGTGCAATAGCACATGGATGTGTAAAAACAGGTGTGGCAGTAGAATTAGTCGATATTAATAGTGCTGAGCCTCAAGAAATTAGAGAATTAGCCACACAAGCCTCTGGTTTAGTGATTGGAATGCCACCGCAATCTTCAGTAGCGGCTCATGCTGCTTTAAGTACCATCTTAGCTGCTATTCACACTAAACAATCTATTGGTTTAGTAGAGTCAGGAGGAGGAGAAGATGAACCCATTTACCCTTTACGCAATAAGTTTCAAGAATTGGGCTTAACTGAAGTTTTCCCCCCTATCTTAGTCAAAGAAAATCCTACTCCAGCAACAGTACAACTTTGCGATGAAGCCGGCACAGATATGGGTCAATGGTTAAACCGCGATCGCACAATCAAACAAATTAAATCCATCAACACAGAACTAGAAAAATCCTTAGGACGTATTAGCACTGGATTATACATTATTACCGCCAAAAAAGGAGAAATTCAGAGTGCAATGTTAGCTTCTTGGGTGACTCAAGCAAGTTTGAACCCTTTAGGAGTAGCGATCGCTGTGTCCAAAGACCGAGCAATTGAATCCTTAATGCAGATTGGCGATCGCTTCGTTCTAAATGTTTTAGAAGAAGGAAACTATCAAGCATTAATGAAACATTTTCTCAAACGTTTTGCTCCTGGTGCCGATCGCTTTGCTGGAGTGAAAACATATCCTGCGAATAATGGCTCTCCTATTCTTGCAGACGCTCTAGCTTATATAGAATGTGAAATTACCACCCGAATGGACTGCGGCGACCATTGGGTCATTTATAGCACCGTCCAAACTGGAAGAATCGCCAAAATAAATGCACTTACCGCCGTCCATCATCGCAAAATCGGCAATCATTACTAA